From one Pseudobdellovibrionaceae bacterium genomic stretch:
- a CDS encoding CADD family putative folate metabolism protein: MTDTDILKPIKEVIAQYAVLNHPFYQDWNKGLLNRQVLQEYAIGYYPHVKAFPQYISRLHSFCPTEPGRRMLLRNLNDEELGDENHPELWRRFARSLDVGDSDLEREPSQASRDLYSRFFSLCNESYAKGLGALYAYESQVPEVAEVKIDGLVNHYGVRDENGLSFFRVHREADVHHRREFEEEMSHLKPEELEEARDGAREGAKAVWDFLSSFNYH, from the coding sequence ATGACTGATACCGATATCCTTAAGCCTATCAAGGAAGTTATTGCCCAATATGCCGTCCTGAATCACCCCTTTTACCAGGATTGGAATAAAGGACTTCTTAATCGGCAAGTGCTTCAAGAGTATGCGATCGGCTACTACCCCCACGTAAAGGCCTTCCCCCAGTATATCAGTCGCCTCCATTCCTTTTGCCCAACTGAGCCGGGACGACGGATGCTACTAAGGAATCTTAACGATGAGGAGCTGGGCGATGAAAATCATCCAGAGCTGTGGCGTCGATTCGCCCGCAGTCTGGACGTGGGTGATTCAGATCTGGAGCGAGAACCTTCTCAAGCCTCCCGCGATCTGTATTCTCGGTTTTTTTCTCTCTGCAATGAGAGTTACGCCAAAGGACTTGGCGCCCTCTATGCCTATGAAAGTCAAGTTCCTGAAGTGGCAGAAGTCAAAATCGATGGCCTCGTGAATCACTACGGCGTTCGCGATGAAAATGGTTTGAGCTTTTTTCGCGTTCATCGTGAGGCCGACGTCCATCACCGGCGAGAGTTTGAGGAGGAAATGAGTCACCTTAAGCCAGAAGAACTCGAAGAGGCCCGAGATGGGGCTCGCGAGGGGGCAAAAGCAGTGTGGGACTTTCTCTCGTCTTTTAATTATCACTAA
- a CDS encoding dihydroneopterin aldolase → MQTQLLVPQIEFPVRVGCNQEERSRPQAVEFSIRLVFAEPPPGCWTDELEHTICYGKITEILGEVCQSQSFKLIEHLAWKSFAELRQIAPSRSRLSLEVRKVRPPIPQIKGPSCFEIEDLIP, encoded by the coding sequence GTGCAAACTCAGCTCCTCGTTCCACAAATAGAGTTTCCAGTTCGGGTCGGCTGCAATCAAGAAGAACGCAGTCGACCCCAGGCCGTCGAGTTTTCAATCCGCCTTGTTTTTGCTGAACCTCCACCGGGTTGTTGGACAGATGAGCTGGAGCACACCATTTGTTATGGCAAGATCACAGAAATCCTCGGGGAGGTCTGCCAAAGCCAGTCCTTTAAACTCATCGAGCACCTGGCCTGGAAGAGTTTTGCAGAACTGCGGCAAATTGCTCCCAGCCGGTCCAGGCTAAGCCTGGAGGTGAGAAAAGTCCGTCCCCCCATCCCCCAGATCAAGGGCCCCAGTTGTTTTGAGATCGAGGACCTGATTCCATGA